Proteins encoded within one genomic window of bacterium:
- a CDS encoding ATP-dependent 6-phosphofructokinase, protein MRIGILTGGGDVPGLNPAIRAVVTRAMAEGHTVLGFRRGWMGLLHLNPDDPESVREFTLELNLDNTRTVERNGGTFLHTARVNPWGVAPKSVPAFISQDLLRPGEGGKIDCTLHVKKVLERMGIDVLVPIGGEDTLGYASRLHREGYPMVSIPKTMDNDVFGTDYCIGFSTSISLSVKYIHQLRTCTGSHERIGVVELFGRYSGETSLIAGYLAAADRVLIPEVPFNPEKVAELILRDKKACPSHYSMLTISEGALPEGGDIHQTGEADAFGHKKLGGIGQQLSKKIEEVTGEKTMFQTLGYLMRSGPPDALDLMVAKNYGNSAMDLISRKEFGRMVALQGGKYTHVQADMPLMGSKTVDVDTLYDRENYLPRIRTAVGLPMFLY, encoded by the coding sequence ATGCGTATAGGAATACTAACCGGCGGCGGAGACGTTCCGGGTCTAAATCCCGCGATAAGAGCCGTAGTAACCCGCGCGATGGCGGAGGGCCACACCGTTCTTGGGTTTCGCCGGGGCTGGATGGGGCTACTCCACCTCAATCCCGACGACCCGGAGAGCGTCAGGGAATTCACCCTTGAGCTGAACCTCGACAATACGCGCACGGTGGAGCGCAACGGCGGAACCTTTCTCCACACCGCCCGCGTAAACCCCTGGGGCGTCGCACCCAAGAGCGTTCCCGCCTTCATATCGCAAGACCTGCTGCGCCCCGGCGAGGGGGGGAAGATCGACTGCACCCTCCACGTCAAAAAGGTGCTCGAAAGGATGGGGATAGACGTTCTGGTCCCGATCGGCGGCGAAGATACCCTCGGCTACGCCTCCCGCCTCCACCGCGAAGGCTATCCGATGGTCTCCATACCCAAGACGATGGACAACGACGTCTTCGGCACCGACTACTGCATCGGTTTTTCCACCTCGATAAGCCTCTCCGTGAAATACATCCACCAGCTTCGCACCTGCACCGGCTCCCACGAGCGCATCGGCGTGGTGGAGCTTTTCGGCCGCTATTCCGGCGAGACTTCCCTCATCGCGGGCTACCTCGCCGCCGCCGACCGGGTGCTCATTCCCGAGGTTCCCTTCAATCCCGAGAAGGTGGCGGAGCTGATACTGCGCGACAAGAAGGCCTGCCCCTCGCACTACTCGATGCTCACCATCTCCGAGGGCGCTCTTCCCGAGGGCGGGGACATTCACCAGACGGGCGAGGCCGACGCCTTCGGCCACAAGAAGCTGGGCGGCATCGGCCAGCAGCTCTCAAAGAAGATAGAAGAGGTCACCGGCGAAAAGACTATGTTCCAGACGCTCGGCTACCTCATGCGCTCCGGCCCGCCCGACGCGCTTGACCTGATGGTTGCGAAGAACTACGGCAATTCGGCGATGGACCTGATCTCCAGAAAGGAATTCGGCCGGATGGTCGCTCTGCAGGGCGGCAAGTACACCCACGTACAGGCCGACATGCCCCTGATGGGCTCCAAGACCGTCGATGTCGATACCCTCTACGACAGGGAAAACTACCTGCCCCGGATAAGGACCGCCGTCGGGCTCCCGATGTTCCTCTACTAG
- a CDS encoding AI-2E family transporter, which produces MQDRAVKIAAVMFIVGGAFWGLFTAKSILIPLAVAIVVGYLLEAMADALRSALPRGQRVPRWVFLLASLALAAVATLEIINAMTISLSSVTEAAPIYQENIYAIIKSGAGWFGMKEAPSLDKILAGLNVEGMVGSMAGLVAEIAGDLGLIVVYVIFMIVERPAFEAKLKSLVPEGPGRERSTGVMASINDRIRKYVLIKTFASILVGVLSYGVLFFVGVDFPFFWSFLIFLFNYIPTVGALAGVGLPSLLALVQFASPGPFLAVVIGLVVIQFLTGNLLEPKLLGASLNISPLVVLLSLAVWGKLWGITGMFLCVPLTVILMIIFAEFPKTRPVAVMLSADGNVGGRG; this is translated from the coding sequence ATGCAGGACCGGGCGGTAAAGATTGCGGCGGTTATGTTCATCGTCGGAGGGGCTTTCTGGGGGCTTTTCACGGCGAAGTCGATCCTCATACCGCTGGCGGTCGCCATAGTCGTGGGGTATCTGCTCGAAGCAATGGCCGACGCCCTGCGCAGCGCGCTGCCGCGAGGTCAAAGGGTGCCCCGGTGGGTCTTTCTCCTCGCCTCGCTGGCGCTGGCCGCCGTGGCGACGCTGGAGATCATAAACGCCATGACGATAAGCCTCTCCTCCGTCACCGAGGCCGCCCCCATTTATCAGGAAAACATCTACGCCATCATAAAATCCGGCGCCGGGTGGTTCGGCATGAAGGAAGCCCCGAGCCTGGACAAAATCCTCGCGGGGCTGAACGTGGAGGGTATGGTGGGGAGCATGGCGGGGCTGGTCGCCGAGATCGCCGGAGACCTCGGGCTGATAGTCGTCTACGTAATCTTCATGATCGTGGAGCGGCCCGCCTTTGAAGCCAAACTAAAGTCGCTGGTCCCGGAAGGACCGGGCAGGGAGCGCTCCACCGGGGTGATGGCGTCCATCAACGACCGCATACGAAAATACGTCCTCATAAAGACCTTCGCCAGCATCCTCGTGGGCGTCCTTTCCTACGGCGTCCTCTTCTTCGTCGGGGTGGATTTCCCCTTCTTCTGGTCCTTCCTCATCTTCCTCTTCAACTACATCCCCACCGTCGGCGCTCTCGCCGGAGTGGGGCTACCCTCCCTCCTCGCCCTCGTGCAGTTCGCTTCCCCCGGCCCCTTCCTGGCCGTGGTAATCGGACTCGTAGTGATACAGTTCCTGACCGGAAATCTGCTGGAGCCCAAGCTACTCGGGGCCTCGCTCAACATAAGCCCTCTCGTCGTGCTGCTCTCCCTCGCCGTCTGGGGGAAGCTCTGGGGGATAACCGGAATGTTCCTCTGCGTCCCGCTCACCGTCATCCTGATGATAATCTTCGCGGAGTTTCCCAAGACCCGTCCCGTCGCCGTGATGCTCTCGGCGGATGGGAATGTAGGGGGAAGGGGGTAG
- a CDS encoding FtsX-like permease family protein: MKNTLETWIAFRYLRTKRTEKFISLITWLSTGGVALGVAALIVVYAVMTGYSGKLRDKLVGMNAHVSVYALSGPIPDGGSEVIGRIREIPGIKRVVPILLGQALLASGGSNSGAAIRGVDPADPDFLEVVGKGMVEGSASSLGGEAPAVLIGRELATELGVKAGDRVRLTIPIGETPRSRLFLVGGVFNSGMYDFDSTFAFLSLKNADDLLGMNGAVSALDIRVDDIDKAPEVAETLRNVLGQRWWVGDWKRMNRNIFSALALQKAVLSLILGLIVIVAAFNVAATLIMVVIEKTREIGILKAMGAKNTTIRRIFAIQGLIIGSAGALFGAALGIFVCYMQNTFQFVKIPSDIYLFDSLPMEPEVISTAVFSIAAIALCWLATLYPSWQASRMDPVRAIRTE, encoded by the coding sequence ATGAAAAACACCCTCGAAACGTGGATCGCCTTTCGCTACCTGCGAACAAAGCGCACGGAGAAGTTCATCTCCCTCATCACCTGGCTTTCGACCGGCGGCGTGGCGCTCGGCGTCGCGGCGCTCATCGTGGTTTACGCGGTGATGACGGGCTATTCCGGCAAGCTGCGTGACAAGCTGGTGGGGATGAACGCCCACGTCTCGGTCTACGCCCTCTCCGGGCCAATTCCCGACGGCGGCAGCGAGGTTATCGGGCGCATCCGGGAGATTCCCGGAATCAAAAGGGTGGTGCCGATACTCCTCGGGCAGGCGCTCCTCGCTTCGGGCGGATCCAATTCCGGCGCGGCGATTCGCGGCGTCGACCCGGCGGACCCGGACTTTCTGGAGGTCGTCGGCAAGGGAATGGTCGAGGGCTCGGCCAGTTCCCTCGGCGGCGAGGCCCCGGCGGTGCTTATCGGAAGGGAGCTGGCGACCGAACTCGGGGTCAAGGCGGGAGACAGGGTGCGGCTGACCATCCCCATCGGGGAGACCCCCCGTTCACGCCTCTTTCTGGTGGGCGGAGTCTTCAATTCGGGTATGTACGATTTCGATTCTACCTTCGCCTTCCTCTCCCTCAAAAACGCCGACGATCTTCTGGGGATGAACGGCGCGGTCTCGGCCCTCGACATACGGGTGGACGACATCGACAAGGCCCCGGAGGTGGCGGAGACGCTCCGCAACGTTCTCGGGCAGCGCTGGTGGGTGGGCGACTGGAAGAGGATGAACCGCAACATCTTCAGCGCGCTGGCCCTCCAGAAGGCGGTGCTCTCGCTGATACTGGGCCTCATAGTCATCGTCGCGGCCTTCAACGTCGCCGCCACTCTCATCATGGTGGTAATCGAGAAGACGCGGGAGATAGGGATACTTAAGGCGATGGGCGCGAAAAACACCACGATACGGCGCATTTTTGCGATTCAGGGGCTGATAATAGGCTCCGCCGGGGCGCTCTTCGGGGCCGCGCTGGGAATATTTGTCTGCTACATGCAGAACACCTTCCAGTTCGTGAAGATTCCCAGCGACATCTACCTCTTCGACAGTTTGCCGATGGAGCCCGAGGTAATCTCCACCGCCGTATTTTCGATCGCCGCGATAGCCCTCTGCTGGCTGGCGACCCTCTATCCCTCCTGGCAGGCCTCGCGCATGGACCCGGTGAGAGCGATACGAACGGAATAG